From one Prochlorococcus marinus str. MIT 0912 genomic stretch:
- a CDS encoding diacylglycerol kinase family protein, whose product MVPEISNDSEREVRDMSQTLQSSNKRSSWKIAKDLPTSFLYAAKGLKYAFSTQRNFRIHVGFALGAFGLSFFLGLKKSDLAIMALTATSVLVVELLNTAIESVVDLAIGKRFHPLAQIAKDCSAGAVLVASISSVLIAALLLFPPLLQQLGI is encoded by the coding sequence ATGGTTCCTGAGATATCCAATGACTCTGAAAGAGAAGTTAGGGACATGTCTCAAACTCTTCAAAGTTCCAATAAAAGGTCATCGTGGAAGATAGCTAAAGATTTACCAACTAGTTTTTTATATGCAGCTAAAGGATTAAAATATGCTTTCTCAACCCAGAGAAATTTTCGGATTCATGTTGGTTTTGCATTGGGTGCGTTTGGCTTAAGCTTTTTTTTAGGCCTTAAGAAAAGTGATTTAGCAATAATGGCCCTTACAGCCACTAGTGTGTTAGTAGTTGAATTGCTTAATACAGCGATTGAATCTGTTGTTGATTTGGCTATTGGGAAACGATTTCATCCTCTCGCGCAAATCGCTAAAGATTGTTCAGCTGGGGCAGTTTTAGTAGCTTCAATCAGTTCGGTGCTGATTGCTGCTTTATTATTATTTCCTCCATTACTTCAACAGTTAGGAATTTAA